The Bacteroidota bacterium genome contains a region encoding:
- a CDS encoding M14 metallopeptidase family protein: MRILVAVLLLGFGLLPAGQVSAQVQSPEAFLGYELGARFTLHHRVIDYFEHVAANSDRVVIEQYGETYEGRPLITAYVASPKNMAQLDEIRLNNLRRAGIASGASTDANAALVWLSYNVHGNESVGMEASMQTLYALVGPANERITTWLDQTVVVIDPCLNPDGRDRYASWYNRTVGRYPDVQAVAREHSEPWPYGRTNHYLFDLNRDWAWMTQQELQARVPHYNKWMPHVHVDFHEQGVNSPYYFAPAAEPYHEAITPWQREFQEIIGKNHARYFDANGWLYFTAQIFDLLYPGYGDTWPMFNGAIGMTYEQAGSGRAGLGIVTAESDTLTLADRILHHHTTGLSTIEAVAENKDRVLEEFERFFDNKAVGPYGAYILKGLGMSDLGAVVASYLDNQGIQYAFASGAASGRGYNYQTGNDGPVAVEAGDMVLFADQPKSTLLRVLFDPAPVLSDSVTYDVTSWALPYVFGVDGYALLEGERALGRLATQPGPPKAKDPRHSTGLPPYAYIVEWENFEDARFLAALLHKDIKLRYAEKPFTLDGRSFDAGTLIITRTGNQHMGAAFDAHVRSVAAQHNQPLVEALTGYVDAGADFGSGDVPFLDKPAVAMLIGESIGTYSAGEMWHYFDQQLAYPVTLLDSERFSTSALDAFDVLLIPSGRLGSVLSANSLRDLRAWVRAGGRLVVFESAARFFVGKEGFRLSEKPGGASRDSVDHAARRYEDRERDSMGEEVPGAIYQVKLDNSHPLAFGYPDTYHLLKRNDDVYAYFTDTDDWNVGVLPEDGYRSGFVGVQAKAHLRAGTVIGIQEMGRGDVVYFADNPFFRGFWYSGRLFVANAIFLR; encoded by the coding sequence ATGCGCATACTGGTTGCTGTTCTTTTGCTGGGGTTTGGATTGTTGCCGGCGGGGCAAGTATCAGCACAGGTACAATCTCCTGAGGCTTTTCTTGGATATGAACTGGGTGCCCGGTTTACTTTACACCACCGGGTGATCGACTATTTTGAGCATGTCGCAGCAAACAGTGATCGCGTGGTGATTGAGCAGTATGGTGAGACCTATGAAGGTCGGCCGCTCATTACAGCCTACGTTGCTTCTCCCAAGAACATGGCACAGCTCGACGAGATCAGGCTGAACAACTTGCGGCGGGCTGGTATCGCATCAGGCGCGTCAACGGACGCAAATGCCGCACTGGTTTGGCTCAGCTATAACGTGCATGGCAACGAGTCCGTTGGTATGGAGGCGTCCATGCAAACGCTGTATGCATTGGTGGGCCCTGCAAATGAACGAATTACCACATGGTTGGATCAGACTGTTGTGGTCATAGACCCCTGTCTCAATCCTGATGGCCGAGACAGGTATGCAAGTTGGTATAACCGTACTGTTGGCCGCTATCCGGACGTGCAGGCTGTTGCACGCGAGCACAGCGAGCCCTGGCCGTATGGCAGAACCAATCACTACCTGTTCGACCTGAACCGCGACTGGGCCTGGATGACGCAGCAGGAGCTACAGGCCAGGGTACCTCACTACAACAAATGGATGCCTCATGTGCATGTTGATTTCCATGAGCAGGGCGTCAATTCTCCGTACTATTTTGCGCCGGCAGCAGAGCCATACCACGAAGCGATTACGCCGTGGCAACGCGAATTTCAGGAAATCATCGGCAAAAACCACGCACGGTATTTTGACGCAAATGGCTGGCTATATTTCACTGCCCAGATCTTCGACTTGCTGTATCCTGGTTATGGTGATACGTGGCCGATGTTTAATGGCGCAATTGGCATGACATACGAGCAGGCCGGCAGTGGCCGCGCTGGCCTTGGCATTGTGACGGCGGAGTCGGATACCCTTACCCTTGCTGATCGTATTCTGCATCACCACACCACCGGTTTGTCGACTATTGAGGCGGTTGCCGAAAACAAAGATCGGGTCCTTGAAGAGTTTGAACGTTTCTTTGATAACAAGGCTGTTGGACCTTACGGTGCCTATATCCTCAAAGGGCTGGGTATGTCTGATCTTGGCGCTGTTGTCGCTTCGTACTTAGATAATCAGGGCATTCAATATGCGTTTGCATCAGGTGCTGCAAGCGGGCGGGGATACAATTATCAAACGGGAAATGATGGTCCAGTGGCTGTTGAAGCCGGCGACATGGTACTGTTTGCTGATCAGCCGAAATCTACGCTGCTGCGTGTACTATTTGACCCTGCCCCCGTTCTTTCTGATTCCGTCACGTACGATGTGACTTCCTGGGCGCTGCCGTATGTTTTTGGTGTTGATGGATATGCCTTGCTAGAAGGCGAGCGTGCCCTGGGTCGGCTTGCTACGCAGCCTGGTCCGCCCAAGGCTAAAGATCCTCGCCACTCAACAGGTCTACCACCATATGCCTATATAGTTGAGTGGGAGAATTTTGAGGATGCACGTTTTCTGGCGGCACTGCTGCACAAAGATATCAAGCTTCGGTATGCCGAGAAGCCATTTACACTGGATGGTCGTTCGTTTGACGCAGGTACCTTGATTATCACGCGCACAGGCAATCAGCATATGGGTGCTGCATTTGATGCCCATGTACGCAGCGTTGCCGCACAGCATAACCAGCCGCTTGTGGAAGCGTTAACAGGGTATGTTGATGCGGGTGCCGACTTCGGGTCAGGGGACGTGCCATTCCTGGATAAGCCGGCTGTGGCCATGCTGATTGGCGAGTCGATTGGGACCTACAGCGCCGGCGAGATGTGGCACTATTTTGACCAGCAGCTGGCGTATCCAGTTACGTTACTGGATTCAGAGCGATTTTCAACATCGGCGTTGGATGCATTTGATGTGCTGCTGATTCCTTCGGGTAGACTGGGGAGCGTCCTGTCTGCCAATTCCTTGCGCGATTTGCGTGCATGGGTGCGCGCTGGCGGCCGATTGGTTGTTTTCGAAAGCGCAGCCCGGTTTTTTGTCGGCAAAGAAGGGTTTCGCTTAAGCGAAAAGCCGGGCGGTGCAAGCCGTGATTCTGTCGACCATGCCGCACGCAGGTACGAGGATCGCGAGCGGGACAGTATGGGAGAGGAGGTACCGGGCGCAATTTACCAGGTCAAACTCGATAATTCCCACCCCCTGGCTTTTGGCTATCCGGATACCTACCACCTGCTGAAAAGAAATGACGACGTGTACGCCTATTTCACGGATACTGATGATTGGAACGTTGGCGTGCTGCCCGAGGATGGATACAGAAGCGGATTTGTCGGCGTGCAGGCGAAGGCGCATTTGCGCGCAGGCACTGTAATTGGCATCCAGGAAATGGGGCGCGGCGATGTGGTTTACTTTGCTGACAATCCCTTCTTCCGGGGTTTCTGGTACAGTGGCCGGCTGTTTGTCGCTAACGCCATCTTTCTTCGCTGA